GCCAAGGAAATGCAGGCTGAACTCGAAAGACATCTGTAGTTTTATTTGATCTGTAAGTCGCTGTTTAGCAGTGTGCTGTGTGCATTAGCATTTTTATTGAAATAAAAATGACTGAAGTTTGAACGCGAGCAGGGGGAATGCGTCTATTAAAACATACAGTATTGTAGTTTTTGTTAAGTTTGTTGTTTGTTTAAGCGCCGTCTCTTTCGAGGGACGGCGCTTTGTTATTCACATTGCACATGTGGACTAGACAAAAGCATATCAGCTCTCAATATTGTGTATTTTATGAAAATTTACTTAAATGATCAGTTAGTCGATGCGGACGAGGCCAAGGTTTCAGTTTTTGATCACGGGCTACTCTACGGAGATGGCATCTTTGAGGGCATCCGCCTCTATAATGGCTGTGTTTTCAAGCTAGAAGAGCACTTGGAGCGCTTAGAATACTCGGCTAAGGCGATCATGCTGACGATGCCTTGGACGCGACAGGAAATTTCCGATGCGGTTTGCGAGACCTGTCGCGCGAATGGCCTTAAAGACGGTTACATCCGTTTGGTCATTACACGAGGAGTGGGGAGCCTGGGGCTTTCCATTAAAAACTGTGATAAGCCGCAGCTTATTATTATCGCGGACACCATACAGCTCTATCCTAAGGAGTTTTACGAAAATGGTTTGCCTATTATCACAGTGCCGACCCGGCGTTGCAATCCGGCCGCATTACCGCCGACAGTTAAATCGCTGAATTATTTAAATAATATTCTGGCTAAGATCGAAGCGCAGCATCTGGGCTATCAAGAAGCGATCATGCTCAATGACCAAGGTTATGTGGCCGAGTGCACCGGGGATAATGTCTTTATCATACATAAAGGTGTGCTGATTACTCCATCTGCCAGCGCGGGTGCGCTCAAGGGGATTACTCGCGACACCGCGTTGGAAATTGCGGATGAGCTTGGTATCCCATGGCGTGAGGCGAATGTGACACGTTACGATATCTGGGTTGCTGACGAACTCTTCCTGACGGGCACCGCCGCTGAGATCGTGCCGATCGTGGAAGTGGATGCTCGCAAGATTGGCGACGGCAAGCCGGGGCAAATTACTGCTAGATTCCTCGAAGCTTTCCGACGCCGCGTTTGCGTTGAAGGCACGATGCTCTAGTTTTATCTGTTCGTTTTAAGATTGGCACAATTTATGCAAATTGATGTCAATATTACGTGAACCCGCCGAACTCACGGGATTGTCTAGCCAGAAAATACGCTTTAGCTTTGCGATCCCATTAGGCATTGATATCCTTTCATTATGGCCGAAAACCTGAAGTGCAGTCATTGCAGTAATCCCGCAACAGTCCACCTGACTCAGATCGTCAACAATAAGATTATTAAAGTCGATCTATGCGAGTCCTGTGCGCAAGCCAAAGGGGTGACCGATCCCGAAGGATTTTCCCTGGCGGACCTGCTATCCAAAACAAATCTCACCCCTGAGAAGGGGGAGCCGCAAATCACTTGTCCGGATTGTGGCCTCACTTCTGCGGACTTTCGACGTACGGGGCGCCTGGGGTGTGCAGCTTGTTATCAGCCCTTTAAACCATTGGTACAGCCGGTGTTGGAAGATATGCATGCGGGCACTGTTCATAAGGGGAAGGTGCCCGAGGTTGCCTTCTCGCGGCAAAATAGTGTGATGGAACTTCAAAATTTGGAGAATGCCTTACAACGTGCCATTGAGGAGGAGGCTTATGAAGAGGCCGCCAAGTATCGTGATCAAATCCACGCGATCAAACAGGCTGTCGACGCGGAGGCAGTTGAATCATGATTGAATCGCTGATTAACTCTGACAACGCCGAGCTCACACAAAGCACTAAGAAGGGCTCACCGGTCGTGCTCAGTACGCGTGTGCGGCTCGCCCGAAATATTGTGGGCACACCGTTTCCGGAGCGTGCCACTTCGGCACAGCGGAGTGACGTTATGACCAGGTGTGCGGAACAGATTGCCGATCTGACGCAGATGAAGCATGGTGTCTTCTATGACATTGCGGAACTCTCCGACTTGGAAAAGCAAGTCTTAGTCGAGCGGCATCTGATCAGTCGTGAACTGTGCGAATCCAAGTCAGGCTCTGGCGTCTTTATCAATAAGGATCAGACATGCTCGGTCATGATCAATGAAGAAGACCACCTGCGTATTCAATTTCTGAAGACCGGTTTCAGCCTGCGTTCCGTTTGGAAGCAGATAGATCGATTTGACTCTGGTCTGGAGGCGGGGCTAGACGTCGCCTTTTCGCCGGAGTATGGCTATCTGACCGCATGCCCGACCAATCTCGGAACAGCGATGCGTGCCTCTGTGATGATGCACCTGCCGGGCTTGGTGATCTCGGAGCATATGGAAAAGGTCATCCGAGCGGTCAATCAGCTGGGCATCACGGTGCGCGGTCTCTTTGGCGAGGGCTCGGACGCGACGGGCCATGTCTTTCAGATCTCCAATCAGCAAACGCTTGGCGAGAGCGAAGAGGAGATCATGTCGCGCCTGGGGAGCGTCTTCAAAACAATTATTGATCACGAAATTAACGCCCGCTTCAAATATTTGGAAGAGAACCGTGCCCGTATGTTAGACCAGATCGGTCGTGCATTCGGTGTTTTGCAAAACGCACACGTGCTCAATTCACATGAAGCGATGAACCTGCTATCGTTGATGCGTTTAGCAGTCGATTTTGAAATGTTGCCAGAGGCCAATCGCTCCGATGTGGATCGTCTCTTCATTGAGTGTCAACCTGGGCATATTCAATATTCCGCAGGCGAGGGGATCGCACCCGATGCCCGCGATCTCTGCCGGGCCGATATTTTGCGAGAAAATTTTGCCCGATTACCTTCACTCGATTTTGACAAGGTCAAAGACCTCGGTTAGATACAATTACACGACGCTCTTATGGAACCTATGAATAATTTCACCCCACGCGCACAACAAGTTTTGGCCCTCGCCCGCAAGGAGGCCGATCGCTTTCACCACAATTACGTGGGCACGGAGCACTTGTTGCTTGGTTTAATTAATCTCGGACAGGGCGTCGCGGTCAACGTGCTGCAGAAAATGGGGCTCGACCTGCAAACCGTGCGCTCTGCTGTCGAGAAGCAAGTCGGCACCGGGCCAGATAGCAAGCCCTCTGGTAATATCCCTTATACGCCGCGTGTCAAAAAGGTGTTGGCACTCGCGGGGAAGGAGGCGAAGGCCCTCAATCACTCTTACGTCGGTACGGAGCATATTTTACTTGGCCTACTGCGCGAAGGCGAAGGCGTGGCTGCCCGTGTGCTCAAATCGCTCGACGTTGATATCGAGCGTTGCCGCAATGAAATTCTGGCTGAACTGGATCCTAATTTTTCCGGCGAGACCGAAGAAGCTGCAGCTGCTGGCAAGCCCGGCGGCCCCGAGGATAAAAAAGACAGTAAAACGCCCGCGCTTAAAGCATTCGGTCGCGACCTGACGGAACTGGCCAAGAAGGGCGAGCTCGATCCCGTGATCGGTCGTGCGGATGAGATCCGTCGCGTGGTTCAGATTCTATGCCGTCGCACCAAGAACAATCCGGTCCTGATCGGTGAAGCTGGTGTGGGGAAAACAGCCATTGTCGAGGGCTTGGCACAAGAGATCGCTTCTGGCATTGTGCCCGAGATTCTAGCGGATAAGCGAGTCATCACAC
The nucleotide sequence above comes from Coraliomargarita algicola. Encoded proteins:
- a CDS encoding UvrB/UvrC motif-containing protein, which encodes MAENLKCSHCSNPATVHLTQIVNNKIIKVDLCESCAQAKGVTDPEGFSLADLLSKTNLTPEKGEPQITCPDCGLTSADFRRTGRLGCAACYQPFKPLVQPVLEDMHAGTVHKGKVPEVAFSRQNSVMELQNLENALQRAIEEEAYEEAAKYRDQIHAIKQAVDAEAVES
- a CDS encoding protein arginine kinase — its product is MIESLINSDNAELTQSTKKGSPVVLSTRVRLARNIVGTPFPERATSAQRSDVMTRCAEQIADLTQMKHGVFYDIAELSDLEKQVLVERHLISRELCESKSGSGVFINKDQTCSVMINEEDHLRIQFLKTGFSLRSVWKQIDRFDSGLEAGLDVAFSPEYGYLTACPTNLGTAMRASVMMHLPGLVISEHMEKVIRAVNQLGITVRGLFGEGSDATGHVFQISNQQTLGESEEEIMSRLGSVFKTIIDHEINARFKYLEENRARMLDQIGRAFGVLQNAHVLNSHEAMNLLSLMRLAVDFEMLPEANRSDVDRLFIECQPGHIQYSAGEGIAPDARDLCRADILRENFARLPSLDFDKVKDLG
- the ilvE gene encoding branched-chain-amino-acid transaminase, producing the protein MKIYLNDQLVDADEAKVSVFDHGLLYGDGIFEGIRLYNGCVFKLEEHLERLEYSAKAIMLTMPWTRQEISDAVCETCRANGLKDGYIRLVITRGVGSLGLSIKNCDKPQLIIIADTIQLYPKEFYENGLPIITVPTRRCNPAALPPTVKSLNYLNNILAKIEAQHLGYQEAIMLNDQGYVAECTGDNVFIIHKGVLITPSASAGALKGITRDTALEIADELGIPWREANVTRYDIWVADELFLTGTAAEIVPIVEVDARKIGDGKPGQITARFLEAFRRRVCVEGTML